tttttaaattaaatatttgagcatgcaaatatatcataaaaagttaaatagaaaaatatttatcaaatcaaCTTTTTTATCTAGAATATTAgtatttaaacattaaattaatcatttgaCTAGTccaatttttgtttgataaaacTACAACGgaaattctaactattttttttacttacatTAACTTCAGATTATTGGTCAAGGCAGAATAACTTGTGTACTATTTTTTTCTGATTATTAACTTCTATTGTTGGATTTAATATACGCAGctggaaaacaaaataacaaaacaccctgggtattttttttcttttattaatttttggtgtaaattaattatataaaaattaaaaacaatgaaaaaaaaagttaaatattttttatcgttcatatatttgtgaattttttatataaccatcaatgaaaaacttctttttaggttttccatattttttttttctgtttctatcaATTACTAGTTGGCGTAATTGCATTCccaaagataaaattaatcaattgatTAGTattattcaattgaaaaatagataaaaatattgaagGAAGCACTTTTCTAGAAACGAATTTTTATAcagtatataaattttataatattatcttcctgataaaataattattgagtatatattaataaagagGAGGAATAATACTATCATAAATGCATTATAATAAACATGTTAAACAActtttaataaagaataattatatatatatatatatatatatatatatatatatatatatatatatatatatatatatatgagtaatctaaatatttactttaaagttaaattatttcaCTTATTCTTGGAGCGATTGTTCCAAAAAGTTGTGTTGCctcttatatatattaatcactttttgaaacactaataatttgtaaaatattgaCAAACACAGGCAATACTCTTTAGTTTTCCAGTACTCATCGATGACACCATTAAAATCCATTTGTCCTTTTAGTAACAATTGTGCATTTAAAGCTATTAAACGTCTCCCATTAATATGGCTTATtacataaaaaagtaattaaaaaactgTCTAAAGCATAGGCAAGAGTGTTGCAAACTTTACTAAAATATTGCTTTAATTCCTTAAAGAGTTCTTCCGAACACTGTTAGCAAAATCCTATATTTTAcgatataaaacatattaagataaaaaatgaataagaatttaaaaaaattgtttaggaTGTCTACTGGGAGAACAAACAAGGCATATATAGTATTTTTGTGATACTTTAAATCTTCATaacatcataaataattatttttttcccaACCCAGTCACTTATAAAAGTTTATGGAGTAAATATCACTACAAATTAAGTTTCTGTTCCTATTtcaaaactatataatatttatttatctagaATGCAGAACTGGAAGGATCAAGAAACCCTGCATGAAAacagatataaaatttaagaatcagaaaaacatgaaataaacGAGAAAggataataagtttttttaaaaaaaaacttttgaaaaatgataaaaaggaaagagagaatgaaagatGAGACTTACGAATCACAATCGACGAATGGATCAATGGGAAAGGAGAAGTGAGTCCTACATAAGTGAGAAAGTTGCGTGGCTCTCTCATGCTTGATGCCTGCTTGAAATGCAGCGTCTTTGAGACAACTACATGTGGATCTACGAAGTTCAAGTGTTTTTGTCTGTTTGAATATTATTGCTATGCTTGTACAGCAATTAAGTGATGGTACTCTTGGACCCAAACCCAGCATGAATGGCTCACATGGCAACAAAAAAGTTATGGCCTCTCTGCAGGTTATGCCATGCACTTCACTTCCCACTAACATAATGCTTATTAGCAACACGTAAGCTATCACTGTCTTCTTCCCCATCTTACAAACAATCTTTATCAGACAACCTCACTAGATATCTTAATTTAGGGGCTTTTTGCTCCTCAAAATTCACAGTTTTGTCTTCggtaaaaacttatatatataagaaatatttaatattctacAAAACACTTTTTACAACAGAACACGTGATAAGAGAATACGTGTCATCATTTCATTCGTatgtttgaatttgttttaaaaaaatatttagaatgaaccaatcataaactaccacatatacattattaaaaaaaaaaattcataaaaaaaaaaagttatgtaaaCAGTAAAAGGCATTCATTGTAACCATGCATAGAtacagaatttcaaaattcaatttaaaaaatttatagaattttaaaatttgattcaaaaagtttatcaaattttaaaatctagtaaaatccaatttaaaaatttatcagaTTTTGAAAACGGATTTACAAACTCATCAAATTTAGAAAATCTGTAATCATCATAATTCAAAAtctgatatttaatttttccaaattttgaaatctattatttgtttattctatatttcaaaattcatcatttatttttcccaaattttaaaatctattatttgtttattccagatttcaaaattcatcatttattttttccaaatttgaaaatttagtatttatttcttcaagattttgaaattcaatgtttattatttttagattttgaaattcagtaTATATTTCTCtccaattttaaaacaaaataaacacttTCACGGAATTTCAAATACAATgatcataaattatatatgtacatattttaattaataaacgatttaatattaattactattaatgatattataactaatataatattactaATGATATTATAAGTAATAGTATAAtagtattaataatataattttccatAATTATTGTAGTTATAACATATCAACTTTTActgcttttatttattataatggaattcataaaaaaaaaaacaaatattatttaataatttatatcaattttaaaaaaaaaatatttcatcatttaACCATAATTTGTCTCGTTactgattaattttaaatatgataattaattcaTCATCTAACCACAACTTATTTCATATGATAACTAACTTACGCAAGAGTAATTCCTTAGCTGAATAGTTAAGTTATAAtgtataagaaaatatatgatctcaatatttaagttataacgTATAAGAATACAAAATCACCTTACAAAATCTATTTCAATTACTCattcaatatttcattatacACACCGTCATAGGTTAAGAAATATAACCAATCTATAAAGTGCAacataaaaacagtaaaatataacaattaatacaattttatgagaaaaaataactaacatatgtattgaaacatgtttataaaaCACATctcaattgtttttattttttttatttttaactccagaattaagtataaattatattaagttataaaatatatgtcgAGAGTAAgcataaaataatatgatatgtatatctaaatttataaaatattgaaaagttaACTAAGTCtcagtttaattattatatcataatattaagttacttttagttttagaaaaattataaattaatgtgtCTAAGATTATATATCAATTCTTTTGTTTTACTTATCGTAATTTTGCGTCTGTTTTATATATCCTAatatattcaatattatataaaatttataggtttaatacatcttaTAATCTCTATTTTCGTAAGTGTGTtcatttttgtctctttttatttctctttttaatgtttgtaatgtaaattttgttcaatttgattctttttgcAAATGTAGTTTAAATGGTTAAGGACAAACAGTACAGGTGTCCACCACAGTGTTTAGATGACATTCCAGGTGTGCACAAAAGTGTTGTGATGACATTTAACTACTGCCAcgtcaccaccatcttcttcaaccttcagtcCACCGAACCTTACCGCCACTGAACCCTATCGCCACGACCGCCATAGAGATCATCTAAAGTCACCATGCTGCCGTGAAGTCGTGAAGTCGCACCTGCAGAGAACCATGGCAGTCATCACACTCCATGGCCACCACCATCAAAGTCGCAATCTCTCCCAAATCACAAAACCTTAATCTCGAATTTCATTCTCGTGCATTTGGTCATGAATCATCCAAATCGAGAGCTTCATCGTCAGCGTGACAATCCTTGTTGTCATCGTGCAAAGCTCCAAGGCCATAATCTTCTCCAACCTACAGAGAACCAcaacaaaatccaaaaaaatctcaaatcaaAGAAACCTAGAATTGCGTCGCGGCTTGCCTCCACTGGCCACCATGAGTGCCTTCTTACACAACtaggttcttcttcttcatgctaCCATGAGCCGCACAATTCGCGAAATCATCCTCCATTGAAGCAAAGTGAGCAtcgttttcctttttctcacgaCGCAGGTGTAGGTTTCCCCCAAATGCAGAACCCTAATTTTGGCGTGGGGCTGAAGACTCTACTTTTGATGACATGGTAGTAGTTAAATGTCATCTTAACACAGTTATGCATGGACTGTCTATCCTTAAAAGATATAAAGCAAAAATGACCAACttcaacaaaatttacatttctTAGAACAACATTgataggaaaaagaaagaacttGACAAAAATAGGAGTATTAAgccaaatttatataattacttattatgCATTAAAATTAAGTGTAATTTCATTAAACAGTTttaatccaaattaattaatttagttcagtcttacaattttatgaaatatttttttatgtgaataataataataataataataataataataataataattattattattattattattattattattattattattattattattattattgatctTATCGGATGATTCAAATCGGACATgacatgaatttgaaaaataaaaataaaaatcaatcacAAAGGGAGGaacttcaattattattatattttttttggatttttagaTTGAATTGTTGTACTAATAAAATGTGATCTGTCTGAGGATGTCATTGGTTTGAGAAGAGAAttgaagagaagaggaagaaagatgATGCCGGAACAGTGGGTGTCTCCATGCGGAAATCAATGCACCAACAAATACTCTGCACTCACCCAAATTCCATGTATTTTCCATTCCcacatttcaatttcttttattatttcttattcacTTACATTGGGTAAACCATTGTTTCTTTTGTGTCATTGTAGGGCGAGTTTTCTGCAAGAAGGGGTGCAGTTCAGAGGAAGAGACATGGGAGGAATGTGAGAtcattttcatgttttcttattatcattattatttttccttcaaaatttgttattattccttTAAAATCTAGGTTATTGTTCTGCATGTTGTGTTTCTGCATCAATGCTAGCCTAATAGTTAGTATACAATTGGGTCCCTGAAAGTGGCGCGACCACCTGTATATAATTTCATCCCTCAAGTGCAATCTTTCAAGGGACCAGAGCAACACAAATTTACTTTTCAGGGGACCACATAGTATAATAGCTCTCCAAAACAATGGAAGATTTGTTTTACTTTAACAATTTTTGAGGGGCATAATAATTGCTCGAGCGAAAGACTATACGTGGCAAATTTCAGGTTTTGAAGAATCATTATCTTTATCTGTAAAGTCGCTCAGTTCATATCAATCTTCTTCCTGGCATGTTCTGGTGAGAAGGAAGGATATGATTATTAGTGTATCTGTTTTTAAGTTGATCTAAACGGAGGTTGAAGTTTACCCGCAAAAACCAAAATCTTGCTTCTATGTTTAGCCTCTTGAGATGTGTGACCCACGCTTGAGTCCATTCCTACTTCAACCATGCTCTATGAAATcccataaaaattaattactagtAGACCATACCCTTAGGGAAACTACTTAAAACCTACTAAGCATGGATACTCCATTCAGTGAGTTGGTGTTTATTCTGCCCTTCCCCTGTCCATGAAGGGTCTGGAGTTCCTCTCAGAAGCTCATTGGCCTCTCCACCCCTGGAAGGGTTATGTCCACTTGGTCAGTTGGTTGGCCACCATAACTTTAGTTAAGTATCTTGGTCCCTTTGATCCTGTAGAAGATTGATTTTTGCTCTGTATACTTTGTTCCATGTTTCCTTAGACTGTTCAGACGGTCCATACCGTTGTTATTTCCAGTCAGGATCatggattttgttttcaaagttTTAGATTGTGGTCATGgttgtataaaaaatttatgttcttGAAATTGCAGTCCTGGACCAATTTTCAAAACCTTGGATTTTTTTGTCCTGCATAGTGTTTTCAGTTGCACCCAAAACTGACCACGAGCTAGGAGAGCAACCCTACTTGTGTGTGAACAAATGTATCTACTCTCAGTTCCATGAAAATTGTTGTATCCCATCCCCATATCTGTTCCATTCCCCTGTATGTGCCTCCGTGCATTACAAATTCAATGCAGAAACAGGAGCCCAGTCTTCATTAACTGACTATGCATTAAACCTTGTTATGAGGGCTGAAATGATGACTGTAGAAGTAGCTCTAGCAAGTTGGCAGAATTTGATTCTGATGTGTGAATGATAGATTATTGGTTAACCAGGTTTGGAATATTGCAATCTAATGTGTTACAAGGATCCTGTACTAAAGGACCAACAGTGGAGTGCTTATATTGATCGTTCCCCTGGTGCTGCTAGTTATTCAGCggtattttcttttctcccatCCCATgcttcttttacatttttatttcccTAGTTGCCATTTTAGTATTTAGCAACATGCAATGTAGTTCATGTCTGTTTTGGTTCATCCTAACAAAACTCTCCTTTGATGGTTTCTCTTCTCACAACTCATAATTTTAACTGTAAATTTCAGTTTAACCCCttagaaaaaatttgtaaatcAAAATGCGTATCAACTTTAAAATTTCGTAATTTATATCTATCAAGTTTCAAATGCATGCATTACAATGTACAATACTTTGGGATCTCCTTCCTCCAAGTTGCATGGAAGTCGCTAAAATCCAAGATGGGTTGAAGGTTTGGCTTCACAAACATAGTGGTAGGAGAGGCTGGCAGTTATGTGTAAAGTGTAGGCAAAATAGTGATCCAATACTCGATCAATTGTAGTTATATTTAGTGCAACATAAACCGAAGTATGCTAGAAATTGCAAATATAGCTCTTCATTTTTAGTGACTTGTCTCAAGTTCTAATTCACTAAATTTCGTTTGAATTCATATTTATTCAACTTGAGCCCTATGAATgaagtgttttctttttctccttagGTCTTACATATCCTTGTGACTTGTTGCTAAATATAAATCCCTGAGTGCAAATGATAAACATAAATAGCACTCTATAAAGTCTTGTACGAATGCTAtactttttgtttcattttacattttttggGATTAAAACTTTatctgattttaatttaaagtttcaGCTTTGGGTTTCATAGGAGCTACACAACTGTTACTTTCATTTTGGTCTGCGCTTACCAAATATTGAGCTACAACTGACTCTACTGCTTGAtttgttttactttaatgtGGTTAATTAGCCAGTCCAGATATTGTCAAATTGGCATTAAGTTAGATTGTTGTCCAGTTTGAATGATCTCATTTTCATCTTTGAAAGCTAGACAGATTTGGGAGgccaacatttttcaaaaaattctcCGTAGTCTGTGCATCATTTGTCCACATCTCATCCGTCACAGAAAACTCAGTACCCTTGATTCTATCTGTGCATGTTCCCGTATATAAAATGATATCTCTCTGGTAAGTTGTTGAAGCAAGAACATTAAACTTAAGTAGACATTTTAAGTGTTGTGGCATTACCAAGTCAATggagatttattttaaaaatgcatATTTGACTTTGTTCTTGCATATTTCATCATTCAAAATTCTATTATAGGAATGCTGGATTGTGGGATTCACATCATTTGAGGAAAATCAAAACTTAGTTAATAAATATGCCCAATTGCTGTCACTTGCGACACCCTCATAGCTCATAATGGCTTAAGATTAGTTATTGAATAGTTTTGTTTAGGAATTAATTATGGTTAATCTCTTCTGATACAGGAATGTTTTCATGCTTGTGTATCTGGTTGCGGTTACAAGGTCAGTTTGATTTCAAGAACCTAAATTTTTATCATACTGTTGTGTATCCCCTTCAATGTATCAATATATTTCCTTCATGCCTTCAAGCAGTCTTTTCACGTATTAAGTGTTACTGGAAAATGGTCAATTTAATATAGATAATCATTTTTTGAAGGTTAAAGTAATACAGGTTCTTGAAGTATTTGTAGTTTTTTTAGACAAGTCTCTATGTTTTGAAAGTGTGTAATTAGGTTTctgaacttttaaattattctgGGTCCTTGACCATACTGTCTTTAAGATTTCATTGAGTACATGTAACGTAATATAATATGATCAACTGACCCAACTGCTATATATGTTGCATTATGCAGTTTGAcgtgaaaaaagagaaagttgatgAAGTTACTCCTAACGGGCGTCCAATGCCTGCCCCGGTTGAGAAGCCGAGGCCACAACCCGAAGAACCAATTGACATGTCTGAGGACATCCTTGGTACTTCTGCATAGTGAAAACTGACAAACAACCTTAGTCTTACAAAACACACAGAAAACATGATAACCATTCTTTTACAGGCTACATTTTGTTAGGAATTCGTTTTTGCATTCATCCATTGTATCGCTATGATTTTAAGGGCAAGTGTGACTGTCAATGcctttttttaattgagatttCACAAACTTCATGTCATCTGAAAAGAGGGGATATGAAAGTTTTGGTAGCTGGATGGATAACCATATGTTTACTGTGCCTTTCATGGTCTTATTATACTTTTGATTAGGAGCAAATTAGCGATAATAGATATtgaatttaaagaaacaaaaaggaaaaaaaaaaaaatagaagataaataTATTGGATAGAAATAAGGGATGAAATAGAAAAAGGTATCTTTGCATAATCAGATGGGTGGAAAAGAGtgcaaagaaaataatttttttacatgaaaaaaatcttatgtgagtaaaaatttaatttttattctattattttcataaataaattttatattaattaaatttgtttataaaaaatgatttaatttttaaagatatcaaaacgaaaaaagaaatagagatGTTATTCTCTTTTCATTGCATGCTAATTTGAGGAAAGGTGCCTTTTTTTGGGtctcacattttatttttatttttcctctcaaATATAGAGCAAaaagttgttattttttaatttcattttctttcttttatttttcttctaactCATTTTTAACCAGACACGCAAGAgggtaaaagaaaatttttcagCTACTTTTGGTTATCTCTCTGATGGGAAAAATGGGTTTTGTGCTTAGCAACTTAGAATTCTTCTT
Above is a genomic segment from Vigna radiata var. radiata cultivar VC1973A chromosome 10, Vradiata_ver6, whole genome shotgun sequence containing:
- the LOC106775176 gene encoding uncharacterized protein LOC106775176 isoform X2; translated protein: MDVIGLRRELKRRGRKMMPEQWVSPCGNQCTNKYSALTQIPWRVFCKKGCSSEEETWEECLEYCNLMCYKDPVLKDQQWSAYIDRSPGAASYSALDRFGRPTFFKKFSVVCASFVHISSVTENSVPLILSVHVPVYKMISLWNVFMLVYLVAVTSLT
- the LOC106775176 gene encoding uncharacterized protein LOC106775176 isoform X1, whose translation is MNHPNRELHRQRDNPCCHRAKLQGHNLLQPTENHNKIQKNLKSKKPRIASRLASTGHHECLLTQLGSSSSCYHEPHNSRNHPPLKQRCHWFEKRIEEKRKKDDAGTVGVSMRKSMHQQILCTHPNSMASFLQEGVQFRGRDMGGMNVFMLVYLVAVTSLT
- the LOC106775176 gene encoding uncharacterized protein LOC106775176 isoform X3, whose translation is MDVIGLRRELKRRGRKMMPEQWVSPCGNQCTNKYSALTQIPWRVFCKKGCSSEEETWEECLEYCNLMCYKDPVLKDQQWSAYIDRSPGAASYSAECFHACVSGCGYKFDVKKEKVDEVTPNGRPMPAPVEKPRPQPEEPIDMSEDILGTSA
- the LOC106775176 gene encoding uncharacterized protein LOC106775176 isoform X5; this translates as MKGLEFLSEAHWPLHPWKGYVHLVSWLATITLGLEYCNLMCYKDPVLKDQQWSAYIDRSPGAASYSALDRFGRPTFFKKFSVVCASFVHISSVTENSVPLILSVHVPVYKMISLWNVFMLVYLVAVTSLT
- the LOC106775176 gene encoding uncharacterized protein LOC106775176 isoform X6, which encodes MKGLEFLSEAHWPLHPWKGYVHLVSWLATITLGLEYCNLMCYKDPVLKDQQWSAYIDRSPGAASYSAECFHACVSGCGYKFDVKKEKVDEVTPNGRPMPAPVEKPRPQPEEPIDMSEDILGTSA
- the LOC106775176 gene encoding uncharacterized protein LOC106775176 isoform X4, with translation MMPEQWVSPCGNQCTNKYSALTQIPWRVFCKKGCSSEEETWEECLEYCNLMCYKDPVLKDQQWSAYIDRSPGAASYSALDRFGRPTFFKKFSVVCASFVHISSVTENSVPLILSVHVPVYKMISLWNVFMLVYLVAVTSLT